The Staphylothermus marinus F1 genome has a segment encoding these proteins:
- a CDS encoding polysaccharide pyruvyl transferase family protein, with protein MENILRSLGFSKEDVVIGLNLRFFMGRVFARVLYSVVKTLAKYLEANKHVKLLYIPFGCGSFPDMFFDDDLRIGYLIGRFLHDVSGNRYYVLSQEFKPSTILGVFKLVKAVICVRYHALVLAHMCGTPVLNIAYDIKVLEFAELVNGLGRRIVGRVVKPESVSVDLVLSFLRRYVG; from the coding sequence ATGGAGAATATTTTAAGGAGTTTAGGTTTTAGTAAAGAAGATGTAGTTATTGGACTTAATCTTAGGTTTTTTATGGGAAGAGTATTTGCTAGGGTTCTCTATAGTGTAGTTAAGACTCTCGCTAAATACCTTGAGGCTAATAAGCATGTTAAGCTGCTCTACATACCGTTTGGTTGTGGTAGTTTTCCTGATATGTTTTTCGATGACGACTTACGTATTGGATACCTTATAGGAAGATTCTTGCATGATGTCTCGGGTAATAGGTATTACGTGTTGAGCCAGGAGTTTAAGCCGTCAACTATCCTAGGTGTTTTTAAGCTGGTTAAAGCTGTTATTTGTGTCAGGTATCATGCACTAGTACTCGCGCATATGTGTGGAACACCAGTGTTGAATATAGCCTATGATATTAAGGTCTTGGAGTTTGCTGAGCTGGTGAATGGGCTTGGTAGAAGGATTGTTGGGAGGGTTGTTAAGCCGGAAAGTGTTTCTGTGGATTTAGTTTTGTCTTTTCTTAGAAGGTATGTAGGATAG
- a CDS encoding oligosaccharide flippase family protein, translating to MVMEKTVNESIAGGVWLFLGSLVNNVLGLVFWLVITYMSGVGSIGEASAIVSAATIALTLVSGGLNIAVVRQVAAEGAEAIGASLLVSLILAFVAMILTVPLTYLLGTNHVLVYLASLYAGLNILLITFLSILLGLTLFKQYFETISIGALAKLTVGALLALLEVGVLAPLAGFMAYVVAGLIVAVLLVMIYHRHKISLKTRSEQIKDLVKLTYSNYPYIIANQLLTVLSVYVFAIIVGEEVQTGILYISLMIMLAILAVPGSIIGAALPIGTRSNTDPFPESFRIGLSLATPIIVLTIPFTKPILQLINPNLVSGASALEVLLLSIAPLTALTTIINKLNKEGKTRNIAVIGSIRLITLLILLYFLARSMGVYGAAISFLLSNTVALMIALREEVRILKTLIILWILHILTAILMITSIPGIIVAVLMTTISIITLQYTKTYTLKDLKNTISIVRKTLL from the coding sequence TTGGTTATGGAGAAAACTGTTAATGAATCCATTGCTGGTGGTGTTTGGCTTTTTCTGGGATCATTGGTGAATAATGTTTTGGGGCTAGTTTTTTGGCTGGTTATTACTTATATGAGTGGGGTTGGATCAATTGGTGAGGCCTCAGCTATCGTTAGTGCTGCGACTATTGCCTTAACACTTGTATCGGGAGGGCTGAACATAGCTGTTGTGAGGCAGGTGGCGGCTGAGGGGGCGGAGGCTATTGGTGCATCATTGCTTGTATCTCTTATCTTAGCGTTTGTGGCTATGATCTTAACGGTTCCATTAACTTATCTTCTAGGAACAAATCATGTCTTGGTTTATTTAGCTTCTCTTTATGCTGGGCTGAACATACTTCTCATAACATTTCTTTCAATACTTCTAGGGCTTACATTGTTTAAACAATACTTCGAAACAATATCGATCGGTGCACTGGCGAAGCTTACTGTTGGCGCATTGCTTGCCTTGTTGGAGGTGGGGGTGTTAGCTCCTCTAGCAGGGTTTATGGCATATGTTGTTGCCGGCCTTATAGTTGCTGTGTTATTGGTCATGATCTATCATAGGCATAAGATATCATTGAAGACTAGAAGCGAACAAATAAAAGATCTGGTTAAGCTAACGTATTCGAACTATCCCTACATCATAGCTAACCAATTATTAACGGTGCTAAGCGTCTATGTGTTTGCAATAATAGTTGGTGAGGAGGTTCAGACAGGAATACTTTATATTTCGCTTATGATTATGCTAGCAATATTGGCTGTACCTGGATCAATAATAGGGGCTGCGCTACCAATAGGGACAAGGAGCAATACCGATCCATTCCCTGAAAGCTTCAGAATAGGGCTATCCCTTGCAACTCCTATTATAGTGTTAACGATACCCTTTACTAAACCAATCCTACAACTAATTAATCCAAATCTTGTATCCGGGGCATCCGCGCTCGAAGTATTATTGTTATCTATAGCGCCATTGACTGCATTAACTACGATCATTAACAAATTGAATAAGGAAGGCAAGACGAGGAATATAGCGGTAATAGGTTCAATACGTTTGATAACGCTTCTAATCCTATTATACTTCCTTGCAAGAAGCATGGGGGTATATGGTGCAGCTATTTCATTCCTATTATCGAATACTGTAGCATTAATGATAGCCCTGAGAGAAGAGGTAAGGATATTGAAGACTTTGATAATTCTATGGATTCTGCACATCTTAACAGCAATACTAATGATCACATCCATACCAGGCATTATAGTGGCAGTACTAATGACTACTATATCAATTATCACATTACAATACACAAAAACTTATACGTTAAAAGACTTGAAAAACACTATAAGCATTGTGAGGAAGACGCTTTTGTAG
- a CDS encoding amino acid ABC transporter permease, which yields MGFFDEVVNIIYVYYPMFLEGLKNTLILTFTSYTMGFILGFLIAIGRVYGPRPLRYTLLSYVELIRGTPMLLQLFMVYYALPEIGVKLDPLTAAFLGMGLNSAAYQSEYLRSSIKAVPRGQWEAALSIGMTRWQAMTSIIAPIALRSSIPALTNELVYLLKYSSLAYFLTVIELVYAGKIIGAATFAYLQIYTIIAIIYFALSYIMMRIMKIIEKKTMIPGFITAHPRT from the coding sequence TTGGGTTTCTTCGACGAGGTAGTTAATATAATATATGTTTATTATCCAATGTTTCTCGAGGGGCTTAAAAATACTCTTATCTTAACATTTACATCATATACTATGGGTTTCATTCTCGGATTCCTCATAGCTATTGGTAGGGTTTACGGTCCCCGACCACTACGCTATACTTTACTATCATATGTTGAACTAATACGTGGTACACCAATGCTTCTCCAATTATTCATGGTATACTATGCATTACCAGAGATAGGCGTTAAACTAGACCCTCTCACAGCAGCATTTCTAGGCATGGGTCTTAATAGTGCAGCTTATCAATCAGAATATCTTAGAAGCTCTATCAAAGCTGTTCCTAGAGGACAGTGGGAAGCAGCTCTATCTATTGGAATGACGCGTTGGCAAGCAATGACATCTATAATTGCTCCAATAGCGCTAAGATCATCCATACCTGCATTAACTAATGAACTAGTATACTTGTTAAAATATAGTTCACTAGCATACTTCTTAACAGTCATAGAACTAGTATATGCTGGAAAAATCATCGGTGCCGCTACATTTGCTTATCTGCAAATATATACTATAATAGCGATCATATACTTTGCATTATCGTATATTATGATGCGGATAATGAAAATTATTGAAAAGAAAACAATGATACCAGGATTCATAACTGCACATCCGAGAACATGA
- a CDS encoding PaREP1 family protein, which yields MREAEELLLRKDYTQASEKAWGVASQIVKALVAKEGEELRSHASLWEYVDRLAEKLGDIELRRLWRTANTLHQNFYENWMPPREVEYAVRDVKAFIEKLKTIYAKSTGNQNKNKSLPNP from the coding sequence ATACGTGAAGCCGAGGAGCTCCTACTTAGGAAAGATTATACTCAAGCCTCCGAGAAAGCCTGGGGTGTAGCCTCCCAGATAGTTAAAGCATTAGTCGCTAAGGAGGGTGAAGAGCTAAGAAGCCATGCCAGCCTCTGGGAATACGTGGATAGACTAGCTGAGAAGCTTGGAGACATAGAGCTAAGACGCCTATGGAGAACAGCTAACACCCTCCACCAGAACTTCTATGAAAACTGGATGCCCCCTAGGGAAGTAGAATACGCAGTAAGAGATGTTAAAGCCTTCATAGAGAAGCTGAAGACCATATACGCTAAGAGCACCGGGAACCAAAATAAGAATAAATCCCTCCCCAACCCCTAA
- a CDS encoding PaREP1 family protein, translating to MGEAPATHIENLRKWFREALELLEKGDAVQGSEKLYKIAEAAIKILAKVKQIPEYEKAQREDRWWPRLLQRAARRLSEIYGKEVLDAWNTAYHRLHIDGFHEERLSAEEVLEEAYIIEDLVKLVEREAGNNR from the coding sequence GTGGGTGAGGCTCCAGCAACTCATATAGAGAATCTAAGGAAATGGTTTAGAGAGGCATTAGAACTACTCGAGAAGGGGGATGCAGTTCAGGGTTCAGAGAAGCTCTACAAGATCGCCGAGGCAGCAATAAAGATACTGGCTAAAGTGAAGCAAATACCAGAATATGAGAAGGCTCAAAGAGAAGATAGATGGTGGCCAAGACTGCTACAACGAGCCGCGAGAAGGCTTAGCGAAATCTATGGTAAAGAAGTCCTAGACGCTTGGAACACAGCATATCACCGTCTCCATATAGATGGCTTCCACGAAGAGAGGCTTTCAGCGGAGGAAGTGTTGGAAGAGGCATATATAATAGAAGACCTCGTCAAGCTTGTGGAGAGGGAGGCAGGAAATAATAGGTAA
- a CDS encoding amino acid ABC transporter ATP-binding protein: protein MHLTALDNVRIGLVKVKKMSKEEATRRAKEALEMVGIGEDLWNKYPAQLSGGQQQRIAIARAIAMEPSIILMDEPTSALDPELVGEVLRVIEKLAKSKTTMLIVTHEVGFALEAADEIMIMDGGVIVEKGPPSEIVRNPKHERTKRFIATIRGRRSWVSSTR, encoded by the coding sequence ATGCATTTAACAGCTCTAGATAATGTTAGGATTGGATTAGTGAAGGTTAAGAAGATGTCTAAGGAGGAGGCAACACGTAGAGCTAAAGAAGCTTTAGAAATGGTTGGTATCGGGGAGGATTTATGGAATAAGTATCCTGCACAATTATCTGGCGGTCAACAACAACGTATAGCTATTGCTCGAGCAATAGCTATGGAGCCATCAATAATATTAATGGATGAACCAACATCTGCTCTAGACCCTGAACTCGTGGGTGAAGTTTTAAGAGTTATTGAGAAGCTTGCAAAGAGTAAAACTACAATGCTTATAGTGACTCATGAAGTAGGCTTCGCATTAGAAGCCGCTGATGAAATAATGATAATGGATGGCGGAGTTATAGTTGAGAAGGGTCCGCCGAGCGAAATAGTTAGAAATCCCAAACATGAGAGAACTAAGAGGTTTATCGCCACAATCAGGGGTAGAAGATCTTGGGTTTCTTCGACGAGGTAG
- a CDS encoding nucleotidyltransferase domain-containing protein — protein MLRRRYKNIPPRILNAVKELVYSIQREGFRIDRIILFGSYAKGTWLKTSDIDLIIVSRDFKNIPFSKRLDIINKIIFIKNITPFIEVLPYTSEEFYERINKSIVLRDASKYWIELTHLVD, from the coding sequence TTGTTAAGAAGGCGATACAAGAATATTCCTCCTAGAATACTGAATGCAGTAAAGGAGCTGGTATACTCTATCCAGAGAGAAGGGTTTAGAATAGATAGAATCATATTGTTTGGAAGCTATGCAAAGGGTACATGGCTTAAAACGAGTGATATAGATTTAATAATAGTTTCTAGAGACTTCAAGAACATTCCCTTCTCAAAGAGGCTTGACATAATCAACAAGATTATCTTCATAAAAAACATCACCCCATTCATAGAAGTACTCCCATATACTAGTGAGGAATTCTATGAGAGAATAAACAAGAGTATTGTGTTAAGAGATGCTTCTAAGTACTGGATAGAACTAACTCATCTAGTTGATTAA
- a CDS encoding HEPN domain-containing protein, whose amino-acid sequence MVREEVLLWISAAEEDLFDAELALKNKRWFRTAFFAQQAVKKALKALYFVLARELPPYTHRVSVLYNDLKRYGFKLPSDLEEGIPILNKYYTITRYPDAANGLPSEAVDRGEAERAYDIARRVVEFVKKAIQEYSS is encoded by the coding sequence GTGGTTCGGGAAGAGGTTTTGTTATGGATATCTGCTGCTGAGGAAGACTTATTTGATGCCGAGCTTGCTTTAAAGAATAAGCGCTGGTTTAGAACAGCATTTTTTGCTCAGCAAGCTGTTAAAAAAGCTTTAAAGGCATTATATTTTGTTCTAGCCAGAGAGCTGCCTCCATATACACATAGGGTCTCTGTGCTCTATAATGATTTAAAGAGGTATGGTTTCAAGTTGCCAAGTGATTTAGAGGAGGGCATTCCTATTCTAAACAAATACTATACTATAACCAGGTATCCTGATGCAGCTAATGGGTTGCCGAGTGAAGCAGTTGATCGTGGGGAGGCTGAGAGAGCCTATGATATAGCTAGAAGGGTGGTCGAATTTGTTAAGAAGGCGATACAAGAATATTCCTCCTAG
- a CDS encoding PaREP1/PaREP8 domain-contain protein, giving the protein MGRLAEVHRRRFEEYYHNALEYMGRGDFPKASEFMWGAITQTLKALAAIRGYRIITHKDFFEFMRLISKELGDEELYKKFLLLNNLHRNFYEEYIDPRDFPIYYKEAELFLRRIWRIAKEIEELRKG; this is encoded by the coding sequence TTGGGAAGATTAGCCGAGGTGCATAGGAGGAGATTTGAGGAATACTACCATAATGCCCTAGAATACATGGGGAGAGGTGATTTCCCAAAGGCCTCAGAGTTTATGTGGGGTGCTATAACTCAGACACTTAAAGCATTGGCAGCAATAAGAGGGTACCGTATAATTACTCACAAAGACTTCTTCGAATTCATGCGTCTTATCTCAAAGGAACTAGGAGACGAGGAACTATACAAGAAATTCCTACTATTAAACAATCTTCATAGAAACTTCTACGAAGAATACATAGATCCAAGAGACTTCCCCATCTACTATAAGGAAGCAGAATTATTCCTACGAAGAATATGGAGAATAGCCAAGGAAATCGAGGAATTAAGGAAAGGATAA